In Mytilus edulis chromosome 6, xbMytEdul2.2, whole genome shotgun sequence, the following proteins share a genomic window:
- the LOC139527134 gene encoding alpha-2C adrenergic receptor-like, with protein MNGTNTTFPMNWTSPKPNQTHHYHHSYHYFGMDENSCETLDCIMVKRYRHDNYNELFNMSLMLGFISFIGAIGNIIVIMVFIRNRIKKSSTYFMLTLAIIDFMVCTIVIPGIVAREWMMKYYYDVLCKVIEFMRSLMIPVSALILIAIAFDRFFLICMSTKIIMTPFVTKMVILVIMLLGMGLGVPPLLFISVYVPEDDGTYYNWEYCVKTEQFIGINGQYHYWYFVTTLFGTMIVIIFILYLLILKKVIQRSRMWKNRRPKIFPERRNTAGTLHGKIHIESTMSNHRTSVTKILHISTISSISEQSENQPSTSGINNNQSSTSVVNSKNIQPLPSETSSKTLTTRNSKQQMDTKSSSSNIKTLSDIRKRSVHVKTTQVLFIVTLVYIFSFLPTFLETNEVLESNKYLTYIYFVNNAANPIIYSFMNARFREEARRLYCKCMKT; from the coding sequence ATGAACGGAACAAATACCACTTTCCCAATGAACTGGACCAGTCCTAAACCAAATCAAACACACCATTACCACCATTCATATCATTATTTCGGGATGGATGAGAACTCTTGTGAGACATTGGATTGCATCATGGTCAAGCGATATCGCCATGACAACTACAATGAACTGTTCAATATGTCACTGATGCTTGGCTTTATCAGTTTTATCGGAGCAATCGGCAATATAATCGTTATAATGGTTTTTATCAGGAACAGAATCAAGAAAAGTTCTACCTATTTCATGTTGACCCTCGCCATTATAGATTTTATGGTCTGTACGATAGTCATACCTGGCATTGTCGCCAGAGAATGGATGATGAAGTACTATTACGATGTTTTGTGTAAAGTCATAGAGTTTATGCGTTCTCTTATGATTCCTGTGTCAGCGCTTATCCTGATTGCTATAGCATTCGACAGATTCTTTCTGATCTGCATGAGCACTAAGATTATAATGACCCCCTTTGTGACAAAAATGGTCATATTAGTGATTATGCTACTCGGAATGGGTTTAGGGGTACCACCCTTACTTTTCATAAGTGTTTACGTCCCAGAAGACGATGGGACTTATTACAACTGGGAGTACTGTGTAAAAACGGAACAATTTATCGGTATAAATGGTCAGTATCATTACTGGTATTTTGTCACAACTTTATTTGGAACAATGATTGTTATCATTTTTATTCTGTATCTGCTAATATTAAAGAAAGTCATTCAGCGCTCTAGAATGTGGAAAAACCGAAGACCAAAAATCTTTCCCGAAAGACGAAACACTGCAGGAACACTACATGGGAAAATACATATTGAATCGACCATGAGTAACCATAGAACATCAGTAACAAAGATATTACATATTTCAACTATCTCATCAATATCAGAGCAATCAGAAAATCAACCATCAACTTCTGGTATCAACAATAACCAATCATCAACCTCAGTGGTCAACAGCAAAAATATTCAACCACTACCTTCAGAAACTAGTTCCAAAACTCTCACAACACGTAACTCCAAACAGCAAATGGACACTAAATCTAGCAGTTCTAATATTAAAACTTTGTCAGACATACGTAAAAGATCGGTTCATGTTAAAACAACACAAGTTCTATTCATCGTAACACTTGTTTACATTTTCTCTTTCCTGCCAACTTTTCTGGAGACCAATGAAGTCCTTGAAAGCAACAAATACCTGACTTACATCTATTTTGTAAACAATGCTGCTAATCCTATCATCTATTCGTTCATGAATGCCAGGTTCCGTGAAGAGGCTAGAAGACTTTATTGCAAATGTATGAAAACTTAA